The following proteins are encoded in a genomic region of Nakaseomyces glabratus chromosome J, complete sequence:
- the SQS1 gene encoding Sqs1p (CAGL0J07326g~Ortholog(s) have role in mRNA splicing, via spliceosome, maturation of SSU-rRNA, positive regulation of ATPase activity, positive regulation of helicase activity), with amino-acid sequence MAKRHKHFESRGGFRKKRGGGRGSQRGRGSKRGRGGRFRGFEETERSASEPGAWLNSSVPLGDGDLSNPDMMVDNYRPRKHISQDTITDHYFGRKSSLKLNSMRMAGLRHNDWRDPNNGNSASFRKRPIEFIKANCTYDPSRDLILQLANRSKNQESKEPEEDANKCSEYAEHSEKDMEIDTAATENDANISYDESDTDQEIGNFNHSIENSKHNNNISECDITAVTDQELFFVDEEGMDISQKPTKVVHITEHEKKMGSNVEFHNVLTVGKVEISLNQDENDEVYVDRKPTAKYHPFHNYISNVIERMQEEENIDSDDFEDEDDIYLDNSGNDMPETELDQDEIIDLQRHDDKDHAVQTCAIPTNTLSNDLDTLHITESNDDRITINNHNMDSTVETDKEKDPEFGFLEEDYAVNTSEVIVDNIRLGLNDNSYFLKCYRFFGDYSFHWIDQEAFVSFLTEDLELPMNRVGAYLAYVKNSLVPDETPPSPTYSDIPFSDTSNESDEDNALPNVDAVSSCSNDDEDEELGDDVDDLVSYSLKYANSRNIDYETRALEFTGKGKKKKLLVNEQLDLDNETMETLQAKLSKRMENKAKKRRLKEDFIDKENMNSDDLFLKYPYGFHVQNIRDEFELFLTRNKDRMSFPPLDPHGNKVITKFATCYNIKSSKVGKGNHTHIMVEKVKKTKWSRPNYNMVLQLTRQRPVFMRIDVRRPKEDAIKENSGRRGPTAKFHVKEGEVVGENAPEIGQDNIGRRMLEKLGWSSGEGLGAHGNKGISIPVMARVKKSKSGLRHSKEDEDTGRSSSFRKK; translated from the coding sequence ATGGCTAAGAGACATAAGCACTTCGAAAGTAGAGGTGGGTTTAGGAAGAAAAGAGGTGGCGGTAGAGGTAGCCAACGTGGCCGGGGCAGtaaaagaggaagaggtGGTAGATTTAGAGGgtttgaagaaactgaGAGAAGTGCATCTGAGCCTGGTGCTTGGCTGAATTCGTCTGTGCCGCTAGGAGATGGTGATCTAAGTAATCCAGACATGATGGTAGATAATTATCGACCAAGGAAACATATATCTCAGGATACTATAACTGACCATTATTTTGGTCGCAAATCAAGTCTAAAATTAAACTCTATGCGAATGGCTGGTCTAAGACATAATGATTGGAGAGACCCAAATAATGGCAACAGCGCATCATTTCGAAAGAGACCCATAGAATTTATAAAAGCCAACTGTACTTATGATCCTTCGAGAGACttaatattacaattagCAAACAGATCCAAGAATCAAGAATCAAAAGAACCTGAAGAAGATGCCAATAAATGTTCAGAATACGCAGAACATTCCGAAAAAGATATGGAAATTGATACAGCCGCAACAGAAAATGACGCTAATATTAGTTATGATGAATCTGATAcagatcaagaaattggTAATTTTAATCACAGTATAGAAAATTCTAAGCATAACAATAACATTTCAGAGTGTGATATCACCGCCGTTACGGACCAGGAACTATTTTTTGtggatgaagaaggaaTGGACATATCTCAAAAACCCACGAAGGTAGTGCATATAACCGAACatgagaaaaaaatgggGAGTAATGTTGAGTTTCATAATGTTTTAACAGTCGGAAAAGTCGAAATATCACTTAATCAAGATGAAAACGATGAGGTTTATGTTGACAGAAAACCCACAGCAAAATACCATCCCTTTCATAACTATATTTCAAATGTGATAGAGCGTATgcaggaagaagaaaatattgattctgatgactttgaagatgaagatgatataTATCTAGACAACAGTGGCAACGACATGCCTGAAACGGAACTTGACCAAGATGAAATTATAGATTTACAAAGACATGACGATAAAGATCACGCTGTCCAAACCTGTGCAATCCCAACTAATACTCTTTCAAATGATCTTGACACTCTTCATATTACGGAAAGTAACGATGACAGAATAACTATTAATAATCATAACATGGACTCCACTGTTGAAacagataaagaaaaagatcCTGAATTTGGAtttttggaagaagattATGCAGTAAACACATCTGAGGTTATCGTAGATAATATAAGACTGGGACTAAACGACAATAGCTACTTTTTAAAGTGCTATAGATTTTTCGGCGACTACTCCTTTCATTGGATTGACCAAGAGGCTTTTGTTTCGTTTCTGACAGAAGACCTCGAACTCCCTATGAATCGGGTAGGGGCCTATTTAGCGTATGTGAAAAATAGTTTAGTACCAGATGAAACACCACCGTCACCGACATACTCTGATATTCCATTTTCAGATACCAGCAATGAATCAGATGAGGATAATGCATTACCTAATGTTGATGCGGTATCTTCTTGCagtaatgatgatgaagatgaagagttAGGAGATGATGTAGACGACCTTGTTTCATACTCCTTGAAGTACGCTAACTCTAGAAACATTGATTATGAAACAAGAGCATTAGAATTCACAGGCAAGGGTAAGAAAAAGAAGCTTTTGGTTAATGAACAGCTTGACTTGGATAATGAAACCATGGAAACATTACAAGCAAAGTTATCTAAGAGAATGGAGAACAAAGCCAAAAAGAGAAGGTTGAAAGAAGATTTTATTGATAAGGAGAATATGAACTCTGATGatctatttttgaaataccCATATGGTTTCCACGTACAGAATATTAGAGATGAATTCGAACTCTTTTTGACAAGAAATAAGGACAGAATGTCCTTTCCTCCACTCGATCCACATGGAAATAAAGTAATAACCAAATTTGCAACCTgttataatataaaaagtAGCAAAGTTGGAAAAGGTAATCACACTCACATAATGGTCGAGAAAGTAAAGAAAACCAAATGGAGTAGACCAAATTACAACATGGTCTTACAACTCACTAGACAAAGACCTGTTTTCATGCGAATTGATGTACGCAGACCAAAAGAAGATGCAATCAAAGAGAACAGTGGTAGAAGAGGACCTACTGCTAAATTTCATGTTAAGGAAGGGGAAGTTGTTGGAGAGAATGCTCCTGAAATCGGTCAGGACAatattggaagaagaatgcTTGAGAAATTGGGCTGGTCTAGCGGAGAAGGTCTTGGTGCACATGGCAACAAAGGTATCAGTATACCAGTTATGGCTCGTGTGAAGAAAAGTAAATCTGGTCTGAGACATAGTAAAGAAGACGAGGACACAGGCCGTTCCTCATCattcagaaaaaaatag
- the GPB1 gene encoding Gpb1p (CAGL0J07282g~Ortholog(s) have GTPase activating protein binding, cAMP-dependent protein kinase inhibitor activity, signal transducer activity) — translation MEGIVNDGSVNINSNHEKPTLISVPGSISKFMKSDSPSRYETFEPLSFATNYVSIFAEPLEKNNNDKICLENEKLLKCYYEYRSAFSNIMNHTVNSATNSYTNLSSMNDIQFNPDQHRHGSITSSIETSILQNERQSIYKVLNDFLIHKEHKLNPSILQKIMKMDRSQFYRDSPFRPHFDNNDNKSDKNMENLNNEAGDNNDTYFNSTKPYLLYYKKPLSVKFRDSEVIHRHNLWMPVVKRKYHYILKPEKLQQTLDYREPSEEAAAIYRDYFTSKACPLFIKGLDFVPKNYDTYSGTSIVPSIFADYKMPGLVYHCSVHLNNNIYIIGGLTACYRFDEEAPDLSDFYVDPIKNLPPPLLSKLINNPSLISNPFLYVYSTLQSRFGKPDFSGNAPPPLICAKGSIINDRYIFYYGGFEIKTETKKDENGKYYLKKRAFVNNLGYILDTETLKFSKVEVINPGQGSERNNKFYPRFGHIQLSANIDLTNNSVTSSSENVSVLSSRRTSSHQLYYGSHHHYKTNHGNGQNNIRQPEELSSIAKKMPHSLGSDSKVTNDSETKIHNKTNLSPYKSIHSIFVFGGYTQTEDDQYKALDDMWRIDLPVEIRGKRGFIKFASKAELINLPKKEVWPSARAFSAFTISEVFPPIKESLESNLLKRLEEQYSIDTKNLTGNTSNLFGTTVGVKSDLGEAYHDLGPSIHSQFSSHISLNSLNKPSQQGSAVNLGAPTEHSNVISNSMTAFETRMQILYNSKGINIIMHGGSDHDEIYGDLWMFDIKNEVWSRSNLFAKEIKDKPRHECQGDISLAAPDEPRTIVEEVPVDLKLTGHDMAYEGHMLVLLGGITQTDLPSMYHDGPIDADSEPRPLLGQNTVNIFDMETSTLQGYKIRKNAQGHYEYIYEQDKPKKSHSVMTTAGATVHINGSLFVVGGILALRSNLKDLKLRATVLQFVIPPISLSY, via the coding sequence ATGGAAGGAATAGTGAACGATGGGTCTGTTAACATAAACAGCAACCATGAAAAACCCACTTTAATATCTGTTCCTGGAAGCATAAGTAAATTTATGAAATCCGATAGTCCTTCTAGATATGAAACGTTTGAACCGTTAAGTTTTGCAACGAACTATGTTTCAATATTTGCAGAACCAttggaaaagaataataacgACAAGATATGTTTGGAGAATGAAAAACTATTGAAATGTTATTACGAATACAGGAGCGCTTTCTCAAACATAATGAACCATACAGTCAATAGTGCAACTAATAGTTATACTAACTTGAGCTCAATGAATGACATACAATTTAATCCAGATCAGCATAGACACGGCTCAATTACAAGTTCTATTGAGACATCTATCCTACAAAATGAAAGGCaaagtatatataaagtATTAAATGATTTCCTCATTCATAAAGAGCATAAGCTAAACCCGTCCATATTGCAAAAAATCATGAAGATGGACAGAAGTCAATTCTATCGTGATTCACCATTTCGACCACACTTCgataataatgataataaatCAGATAAGAACATGGAGAACCTTAACAATGAAGCTGGTGACAACAACGATACTTATTTCAACTCTACTAAACCATATCTGCTGTATTATAAAAAACCGTTGAGTGTCAAATTTAGAGATTCGGAGGTTATACATAGGCACAATCTCTGGATGCCTGTTGTAAAGCGGAAATATCATTACATATTGAAACCTGAAAAACTGCAACAAACTTTAGATTATAGAGAACCTAGCGAAGAAGCAGCAGCTATCTACCGAGACTACTTCACTTCAAAGGCTTGTCCTTTATTCATAAAAGGATTGGACTTTGTACCGAAGAATTACGATACATACTCTGGTACTTCTATTGTACCATCGATTTTTGCTGACTATAAAATGCCGGGCCTAGTGTACCATTGTTCAGTACACTTGAATAAtaacatatatattattggtGGTTTAACAGCATGCTATAGgtttgatgaagaagctCCGGACCTTTCTGACTTCTATGTTGATCCCATCAAAAACCTCCCTCCTCCTCTATTATCCAAACTAATCAACAATCCAAGTCTGATATCGAATCCATTTCTATATGTATATTCGACATTGCAAAGTAGGTTCGGTAAGCCAGATTTTTCCGGTAATGCCCCACCTCCTTTAATTTGTGCAAAAGGATCGATTATAAATGATaggtatattttttactaTGGTGGTTTTGAGATTAAGACAGAAACGAAGAAGGATGAAAATGGCAAGTattacttgaagaaaagagcGTTCGTTAACAATTTGGGGTATATCTTAGACACAGAGACATTAAAGTTTTCAAAAGTTGAAGTCATCAACCCAGGACAAGGATCTGAGAGGAATAACAAATTTTATCCCAGATTTGGCCATATTCAATTGTCTGCAAATATCGACCTGACTAACAATTCTGTCACATCGAGTTCAGAGAATGTTTCAGTACTTTCTTCTAGACGCACCTCTTCGCATCAATTGTACTACGGAAGTCATCACCACTACAAGACCAATCATGGCAACGGTCAAAACAATATCCGGCAACCTGAAGAATTATCTTCTATTGCGAAAAAGATGCCTCACAGTCTGGGTTCCGACTCAAAAGTTACTAACGACTCAGAGACAAAGATACATAACAAGACCAATTTGTCTCCATACAAGTCAATACATTCTATATTTGTGTTCGGTGGCTACACACAGACTGAGGACGACCAGTACAAGGCTCTTGACGATATGTGGCGTATAGATCTCCCGGTGGAGATTAGAGGTAAAAGAGgattcatcaaatttgCCTCAAAGGCTGAGCTCATCAATCTgccaaagaaagaagtctGGCCATCTGCTCGAGCATTTTCAGCTTTCACCATATCTGAAGTGTTCCCCCCTATAAAAGAGTCCCTAGAGTCGAATTTATTGAAGCGCTTAGAAGAGCAATACTCTATTGATACAAAGAATCTAACAGGCAACACATCCAACTTGTTTGGCACCACAGTTGGTGTTAAATCGGACCTTGGAGAAGCATACCACGATCTGGGACCCAGTATACATAGTCAATTTAGCAGTCACATTAGCTTAAACAGCCTGAACAAGCCTAGTCAGCAAGGTTCGGCCGTTAATCTCGGTGCTCCCACAGAACACAGCAATGTAATTTCTAACTCGATGACGGCATTTGAGACCCGGATGCAGATTCTGTACAACAGTAAAGGCATTAACATAATCATGCATGGTGGATCTGACCACGATGAGATATACGGTGATCTTTGGATGTTTGATATCAAGAACGAGGTGTGGTCAAGATCGAATCTCTTTGCTAAGGAGATCAAGGACAAGCCCCGCCATGAATGCCAAGGTGACATCAGCTTGGCAGCGCCAGACGAGCCCCGTACGATTGTTGAGGAAGTACCCGTTGACTTGAAGCTGACTGGGCACGACATGGCCTATGAGGGCCACATGCTTGTGCTTCTCGGTGGTATCACGCAGACGGATCTGCCATCTATGTACCACGACGGGCCTATCGACGCAGACAGTGAGCCACGCCCGCTGCTGGGACAAAACACCGTCAACATCTTCGACATGGAGACAAGCACCCTGCAGGGCTACAAGATCAGAAAGAACGCCCAGGGCCACTACGAGTACATTTACGAGCAGGACAAGCCCAAGAAATCACACTCAGTGATGACCACCGCGGGCGCTACTGTCCACATAAATGGCAGTCTCTTCGTGGTGGGCGGAATCCTCGCACTGCGCTCCAACCTGAAGGACTTAAAACTACGTGCCACTGTCCTCCAGTTCGTAATACCACCTATAAGTCTGTCTTACTAG
- the MRS6 gene encoding GTPase-activating protein MRS6 (CAGL0J07260g~Ortholog(s) have Rab GTPase binding, Rab geranylgeranyltransferase activity and role in ER to Golgi vesicle-mediated transport, activation of GTPase activity, protein geranylgeranylation, protein targeting to membrane) yields the protein MLSPERRPSMAERRPSILVPHIDHNRDGSSVVHTLMVPHLAGIEDPLPEATPEEVDVVIIGTGMVESVLAAALSWQGSSVLHIDKNDYYGDTSATLTVDQIKKWVNGINSGEVKGYTNAKLYVSTLIGPNRYASRDFGIDLSPKVLFAKSDLLSILVKSRVYQYLEFQSLSNFHTYENDSFEKLTNSKQEIFTDQKLPLMTKRNLMRFIKFVFNWEQQPEIWQPYQDRTLEEFLTEKFKLEKAQISELIFSIGLCYNMNAKMPAVFQRIRRYLSSFDVYGPFPVLYSKYGGPGEVSQGFCRSAAVGGATYKLNEQLVSYNPSTKVATFSDGSNVKVTEKVIASPTQAPPDSQNIPQQKYEVHRLTCIVDKPCLEWFNEGESAAVVVFPPGSLKSNNTEVVQALILGPGSETCPAGTCIWYLSTSQQGSKAELDLDAALEAMEISILRESSSDLENNDDIVQFSVNGQTIINSVKLGQSFREYIPREKLQFLFKLYYTQFTSTPPFDVVNPALFATNTSSKELMIPGASDNGIIYSPMPSVEISYDEVITAAKVLYEKIVGSDDDFFDVDFEDEDEMREIAANAASNDMTNNKVGSQQTNAGIANPMIYENAIVDEDDDSQDVEMDRNDDSEFVGEMEI from the coding sequence ATGCTGAGTCCCGAGAGACGTCCGTCTATGGCCGAGAGAAGACCTTCTATACTTGTGCCACATATCGATCATAATAGGGACGGTTCGAGCGTTGTGCATACGCTGATGGTGCCACATCTTGCTGGTATTGAGGACCCGCTACCAGAGGCCACACCAGAGGAAGTGGACGTGGTTATCATTGGTACAGGTATGGTGGAGAGTGTGTTGGCAGCGGCGTTGTCCTGGCAAGGATCCTCTGTGTTGCATATAGATAAGAACGATTACTACGGAGACACCTCGGCTACGCTGACTGTGGACCAGATAAAGAAGTGGGTGAATGGGATTAACTCCGGTGAGGTTAAAGGTTACACTAATGCAAAACTGTACGTGTCCACCCTAATAGGGCCCAACAGGTATGCCTCCCGCGATTTCGGTATCGATTTATCCCCAAAGGTGCTGTTCGCCAAGTCAGACCTGTTATCAATACTGGTGAAGTCCCGTGTGTACCAGTACTTGGAATTCCAATCCTTATCGAACTTTCACACCTACGAAAATGACTCCTTCGAAAAACTGACCAACTCAAAACAAGAGATATTCACCGACCAGAAACTACCTCTAATGACTAAGAGAAACCTCATGagatttatcaaatttgtGTTTAACTGGGAACAACAACCTGAGATATGGCAACCGTACCAGGACAGAACTTTGGAAGAATTTCTAACGGAGAAATTCAAGTTGGAGAAAGCTCAAATCTCTGAACTTATTTTCTCTATCGGTCTGTGCTACAACATGAACGCAAAGATGCCTGCAGTATTCCAGAGAATACGTAGATACTTGTCGAGCTTTGACGTCTACGGCCCATTCCCAGTATTATACTCGAAATATGGTGGCCCTGGTGAAGTATCACAGGGTTTCTGTAGATCTGCAGCTGTTGGTGGCGCTACATATAAGTTGAACGAGCAACTAGTATCATATAACCCATCCACTAAAGTGGCTACTTTCTCGGATGGCAGTAATGTAAAAGTAACTGAAAAGGTGATTGCCTCACCAACCCAAGCACCTCCAGATTCCCAAAACATTCCACAACAAAAATACGAAGTTCATAGATTGACTTGTATTGTCGACAAGCCATGTCTAGAATGGTTCAATGAAGGGGAATCGGCTGCGGTAGTAGTTTTTCCTCCAGgttctttgaaatcaaacaaCACTGAAGTTGTCCAAGCTCTAATTCTCGGTCCAGGTAGTGAAACATGCCCTGCTGGTACCTGCATATGGTATTTATCTACCAGTCAGCAAGGCTCGAAGGCTGAACTGGACCTTGACGCTGCTTTGGAGGCAATGGAAATTTCAATTCTACGTGAATCCTCCAGTGATTTGGAGAACAATGATGACATAGTCCAATTTTCGGTAAACGGACAAACTATAATTAATTCTGTGAAACTAGGACAGTCGTTCAGAGAATATATTCCAAGAGAGAAACTTCAATTTCTATTCAAACTATACTACACACAATTTACATCAACACCACCATTTGACGTCGTTAACCCCGCACTTTTTGCCACAAATACGAGCTCAAAGGAACTCATGATCCCTGGTGCTAGCGATAATGGCATCATCTACTCACCAATGCCCTCTGTTGAGATATCTTACGATGAAGTGATAACCGCCGCAAAGGTACTGTACGAGAAAATTGTAGGTAGTGACGACGACTTTTTCGATGTAGATTTcgaagatgaagatgagatGAGAGAAATTGCTGCTAATGCAGCTTCAAATGATATGACAAACAATAAAGTGGGTTCACAACAGACCAATGCAGGCATTGCTAACCCCATGATTTACGAAAACGCAATTGTCgacgaagatgatgacTCTCAAGATGTTGAAATGGATAGAAATGATGACTCAGAGTTTGTTGGAGAAATGGAGATATGA
- the ATG4 gene encoding cysteine protease ATG4 (CAGL0J07304g~Ortholog(s) have Atg8-specific protease activity) encodes METIHNISNRLQEVLATNKSVNVDTDNDSLSSNQEDNEVEKVRHLVVILGEKYSYAVDRNTGINALMQWFTTNSEIPEEILNAIRSKLNFTYRTNFEPIERAPDGPSPINPLIMLRINPIDAIENVFNNRECFFTDVGWGCMIRTGQSLLGNALQRVKSTVKDQPYIYEMDDTKEITDLFKDNTKSAFSLQNFVKCGRIYNKIAPGEWFGPATTATCIRYLIQENPCYGIEACYISVSSGDIFKENIQGMIDRYPNGNILILLGIKLGLDSVHERYWGEIKTMLESPFSVGIAGGRPSSSLYFFGYFDDTLLFFDPHNSQTALIDDFDESCHTENFGKLNFSDLDPSMLLGFLLPCSKWDEFQEFTSLLTIVNVLDGMDQYRDPDLNSNDIGNVELSPQLKLSQTPDAITDDDYVDIGALIQGNSMNINDRDNGYQEVQCKNQQIVIMDSLNETKPLEIEKVLVGQGTNLVNATTPCREAFPK; translated from the coding sequence ATGGAAACGATACATAATATATCGAATCGGTTACAAGAAGTGCTAGCTACAAACAAGAGTGTTAATGTAGATACTGATAATGATAGTTTGAGTTCAAATCAAGAGGATAATGAGGTCGAGAAGGTACGACATTTGGTAGTTATACTGGGAGAAAAGTACAGCTATGCTGTTGATCGCAACACGGGAATAAACGCATTAATGCAATGGTTTACTACAAACAGTGAAATACCTGAGGAAATATTGAATGCTATAAGATCTAAGTTAAATTTTACTTACAGAACAAATTTTGAACCCATTGAACGGGCACCAGATGGGCCCTCCCCAATAAACCCACTAATAATGCTGAGAATAAATCCGATCGATGCTATTGAGaatgttttcaataatagAGAGTGCTTTTTTACAGATGTAGGATGGGGCTGTATGATTAGAACAGGTCAAAGTTTATTGGGAAATGCTCTTCAAAGAGTAAAATCTACCGTTAAAGATCAGCCGTATATATACGAAATGGATGACACGAAGGAAATCACTGATTTATTTAAGGATAATACTAAATCagctttttctttgcagaattttgtcaaatgTGGTCGGATATATAACAAAATAGCACCAGGTGAATGGTTTGGTCCCGCAACTACCGCTACATGTATCAGGTATCTAATACAGGAAAATCCATGCTATGGTATAGAGGCGTGTTATATATCAGTGTCTTCTGGAGACATTTTTAAGGAGAATATACAAGGTATGATAGATAGGTATCCAAATggaaatattttaattttgctGGGAATAAAACTGGGTCTCGATTCTGTTCATGAACGATATTGGGGCGAAATCAAGACAATGTTAGAATCGCCATTTTCTGTTGGCATAGCTGGGGGCAGGCCCTCATCGTcgctttatttttttgggtattttgatgatactttacttttttttgatccTCATAATTCACAAACAGCGTTAATTGATGACTTTGATGAATCATGTCATACCGAAAATTTTGGGAAACTCAACTTTAGTGATTTAGACCCATCGATGCTTTTAGGATTTCTGCTGCCTTGTTCTAAGTGGGATGAGTTTCAGGAATTCACTTCTTTGTTGACAATAGTAAATGTGTTGGATGGTATGGATCAGTATCGAGATCCTGATCTTAACAGTAATGACATCGGAAATGTTGAACTATCACCTCAACTAAAACTCTCTCAAACACCAGATGCAATAACTGATGATGACTATGTTGATATTGGCGCATTAATACAAGGGAACAGTATGAATATTAATGACCGTGATAATGGCTATCAAGAGGTTCAATGCAAAAATCAGCAGATTGTAATTATGGATTCTTTGAATGAAACAAAACCGTTGGAAATAGAGAAAGTACTGGTTGGACAAGGTACCAATCTTGTGAATGCCACGACCCCTTGTCGTGAAGCTTTCCCTAAATAG
- the CNM67 gene encoding Cnm67p (CAGL0J07348g~Ortholog(s) have structural constituent of cytoskeleton activity, role in microtubule nucleation, mitotic spindle organization and outer plaque of spindle pole body localization), which translates to MSLSVEDQRAEHMRKEAALVALQYAYDEEDKENHPLRETNGHFLNHPKTTIPHSTPLVKIDDFNSKYEKEIETLKDQLFSIKNLLGIEDPDSEHSDYELIETSIKKMKGQIENALKENRMLKDQAVENASVTSSRISELETKMNELTAQNQTQNELIQSLKKDNQLKEEELQQSSKAAEQLTLELDTSKEEIKNLTNERMSNREYIKTFILFGRPIGEIITDCLDSSINVLDDSIKKTHADIVSFKTNQDINYTSIQSKAVERLDEIKAILSQLPQQIKDNENLNSEKLNELVSKYNEQNLETIEKVNKTNKISTGINNETLNLITQVNELKSEIQQLHSEVEQINNQQFNLQEILQEKEQLQKTVFELQLQLNTERESKMELQQLNDSKDNKLLSITGNTNNMLSFEKLKQLDNSFCKEEYVSLKISEIEDISLVQLQNMAKMICMYFRTPFDKLDIKLPLAAIQIIHERKILIHFANILNEYFMSKPLSMKKCTDSAYCEWQLSHNIFRIEHPLKFKLEELYTTILRST; encoded by the coding sequence ATGTCTTTGTCAGTTGAAGATCAGCGAGCTGAACATATGCGTAAAGAGGCAGCGCTTGTTGCACTTCAATATGCATATGATGAAGAGGATAAAGAAAACCACCCGCTTCGAGAGACAAATGGCCACTTTTTAAACCATCCAAAAACCACAATTCCTCACTCAACTCCGCTAGTTaaaattgatgattttaactctaaatatgaaaaagaaatagaaacaTTAAAGGATCAGCTATTTAGTATCAAGAATTTACTAGGCATCGAAGACCCAGATAGTGAGCACAGCGATTATGAATTAATAGAGACATCgattaaaaaaatgaaaggaCAAATAGAAAACGCTCTTAAAGAGAATAGGATGCTCAAAGACCAGGCTGTCGAAAATGCATCGGTAACCAGTTCCAGAATATCAGAATTAGAGACAAAGATGAATGAATTAACAGCGCAGAATCAAACACAAAATGAACTCATACAaagtttgaagaaagacaaTCAACTGAAGGAGGAGGAACTTCAGCAATCTTCAAAGGCGGCTGAGCAACTTACTTTGGAATTAGATACCTCAAAGGAAGAGATCAAGAATTTAACGAATGAAAGGATGTCCAATAGGGAGTATATTAAGACATTTATCTTATTTGGTAGACCAATCGGTGAAATAATAACAGATTGTTTAGATTCTTCGATAAATGTGTTGGATGACTCAATTAAGAAAACTCATGCTGACATTGTCAGCTTCAAAACAAATCAAGATATAAATTATACTTCGATACAAAGTAAGGCGGTAGAAAGACTAGATGAAATTAAAGCAATCTTAAGCCAATTACCTCAGCAAATAAAGGACAACGAAAATTTGAACTCTGAAAAGCTCAATGAATTGGTCTCAAAATATAACGAGCAAAACCTAGAAACCATTGAAAAAGTCAATAAGACCAACAAGATAAGCACGGGAATAAACAATGAGACATTGAATTTGATCACACAAGTCAACGAGTTGAAGAGCGAAATACAGCAATTACACTCAGAAGTTGAGCAAATCAATAACCAACAATTCAATCTACAAGAAATTCTGCAAGAAAAAGAGCAATTACAAAAGACAGTATTTGAGTTACAGCTACAATTGAATACAGAGAGAGAATCCAAGATGGAATTGCAACAGTTAAACGAttcaaaagataataaGTTACTATCAATAACAGGAAACACAAATAATATGTTAAGCtttgaaaaactgaaaCAGTTGGATAATTCATTTTGCAAAGAAGAATACGTATCATTAAAAATCAGCGAGATCGAAGATATATCTTTAGTTCAGCTTCAAAATATGGCTAAAATGATATGTATGTACTTCAGAACTCCATTTGATAAACTCGATATCAAACTACCATTAGCGGCAATTCAAATCATTCACGAACGCAAAATCCTAATACATTTTGCTAATATTCTTAATGAATACTTTATGAGCAAGCCGCTTtcaatgaaaaaatgtaCCGATAGTGCCTACTGTGAATGGCAGCTATCTCATAACATATTTAGAATTGAGCATCCCTTAAAATTCAAATTAGAGGAATTATACACAACAATCTTACGTTCAACTTGA